A window of Oncorhynchus masou masou isolate Uvic2021 chromosome 19, UVic_Omas_1.1, whole genome shotgun sequence genomic DNA:
AAATGATAAACCCTGTGCAGGAAATGCCCCCTACTGGCCATATGACAGATCACAACTCGTTGTATAAAACAAATTCTACAATCatgcagagaaaaagagagagaagcaggacTGGGCCCAGAGATTCAAACAAACAGGCAGATATATAAACAGAGAGGTAGCTGGACCCAGACCTCTCTGTGCCCTGGGGCTCATGATGGGGAAGGATCCGGTGAGGATGCTGTTGAAGACAGGGTCAGCCAGGTCCAgttcctcccctgcctccctctcccaccaGGGAATCACCCCGCCACCCCACACGCCCCCCCTGGCTCCCCCTCACAGAACCAGTCACTCTGCTCATCATCACCTGGGAGAATGGGAGGGGGCAGAGGTTAAAGGTCAGGGCTGAGAAAAAAGGTTCCATACAAAACATTTACTTATTTAGATTTTGGACTAACCTTTTATAAGACATGTTTTATTCTTGTTGATAACACTGCTATAAATTACATACATAGTGGAAGTtaacccagtggttagagtgttgggacagtaaccgaatcccagagttgacaaggtaaaaatctgccgttctgccccagagcaaggcagttaaaccaatgttccccgggcaccgaagacgtggatgtcgattaagacagccccccacacctctgattcaggggggttgggttaaatgcgggaagacatttcagttgcacaactgactaggtatccccctttcctttcccctAGTGGGTGCGggaaatgtttttttaaaagcCTAATATAAAATGTGTTTCTGCTTATAAATTTCAGATATTTGAAAGgatatttgttagtcaacttgtttataattagatacatgcatCTGGTCTTCGGTCATAACTCGCTGACCTATAAAAATCAGTACTCACAACAATAAATGTTACAAATTGATAGAATGAATGCATCAATAATATAGTTGACGTCGGTAAAGTTGTCTGATCCATTACTGCTTCCCACAGCATGAGACATGCAGGGAATGGGAGAAAAGCTCTAACACAATGTCATGATTCTTCCCTTGCTGAAGGCTGTACAACGATCGGACATGTTTAAAATTAGATTTCCGCTCGTCTTGGATGCATAATGTTGTGATTTTAATACGGTCTGCTTTTATGAAGTGTCAATTGCATATAACGTATCAGGCCACTTGCATTCGCTCAAGAGATGCTGAAAGATGTCATATTTCAAAGTTTCTGTTCCAGAGACAAAACTAACATTACATGCATCATTGCACTGAAAGAAATACTTAATTCTGCACGAGTTCAGTTGACATAAGTCTAcatatgagaggttataggccTACAGTCACTGTCCACATTTCAGTTAATGATGAAACTCAAGTTGAAAGGTGTGGTAGACCAGTGGGTGCAGCCGCACCCCTTCTTCCACCAGTCCCTGTAAATGACAAGATTTGGTCAAATAGATGGTTACCTTGCCTCCCCTCATCATTGGTGTACAGTCCACCTTCACTACTGTTGCTCACACTGCTGGTCTCACTAAtaaaaagagagatagaaagaaagcaATAAAAGGATAAAAGATGGGAGTGTAAGGAGAGATGGGAAAAGAAGGGGAAAGTCAATTTTCAGTGTCCATCACACAGCGAAACCTCGGAGGTAGGAGACTTTAAACAAGCCTTCTAAACCCTGCTTCCAACCAGGTGAGCATACCTGTGAACGTATAGGCATACACAAAGGAGCAGGGAAACACTAACCACCTGTCACTCATGTCCTCGTCCGAGCCCTTCTGCTCCTCAAACTCCATCTTGTCCTTGGGCCCCGCCTGCCGCATAATGGCGTCCCCACGCTCCACCAATACGCCCTCATCAGTCGCCTCCAACCCGAGTCTGTGGGCTGCCAGTTTCCTCTTCTTCACCCTGCACTTCCCTCCAACTCCGCCACCAGTGAGCTCCATCCCCGCCATGCCCTCAGCTGCACTCACCCCAGGGATCCTGCTCCCTCCGTGGGGCTTGGGGACAGGCGGGGGACCAAGCATGGGTGTGGTGCTATTGGAGGTCACTGCCTCCAGAGGGGGATCGACGGCCATGCGTTTGACCTTGCGGCGGCGTCTCAAACTGCGGGACCCCTCCACGCTCCCCACTCCTCCAAGGTCCTCCTGCCAGAGGGGGCGCTTGCCACGTCCTGTGTCAGGGTTCAGAGGGGTACGGCGCTTTGGCCCTAGCTGCTCGTCAGAGTCGCTGTTGTCACGGGGGTGGCTGTTACTGCTGGCAACGCTGCCTGTGGTGGCACGGTAGTCCTGACAGGAAGGGAGCGAGGGAAGAGAAATAGATTAAGACAAACAGTTACAACACATGTTTAGACAGTTAAACGGACAGTATCTGTGCTCTTAAGGAATCTTCTTACTGTACAGTTACCAAGGTACTGTTCCTTTACAATTACAATAAGATATGCGAGGTTCATTGAGGACCTGGACCGTCCGAGACCACCTCCCCACCTTGTGTTCGTCCAGGCTTGACTCGGAGCCCTCACTGAGGTGGCCAGTCTCCCAGGGCGGGTGGGGATTGTCAGAGCGTCTCTTCCTCCCACGGCGTTTCCGGGCCTGTCTCTTCAGCAGGCAGCCCACAGCCAGTGCGTGGTCCCCCCCATCCCCAAAACCCCCCCGCGCCGCCTGCTCCGAGCTCTCCTCCAGCGCCGACACCAGGTCATGGACCAGCTCGTCCATCGTCCGGCTAAAGTgcctggggaaggagagaaaggaggtgtgagtgtgtgtggtacaGACAGTGAAGAATATATGAATTTGTGTGTGTATAGCCCAAATCGTGTGTGTTTGGGAAACTGTCCCCTGGCACGAGTATAAGACCTGGCATCAATCTAATAGTAGTATCTGTGTACATACCATCTTAACGCCAGCTAGCTATTGCTTAGGTAAGTATTAACTGCAGCGAAATGTTGGATGAACTTCCATGCAGAGCTTGGGCTAAACGACCCAGGCACTGCCAATGTGTTAATCCAATCCATGGAGATCTGCCCTACATTTAAAAGCTAGCTAGCATAGTTGGCTAAAACAAAAAAGAAAAACAAGCTAGTTAGCTGACACACTATTTATTAGCTAACGTTAGTGGCCCATTTTGCTGTCAAAATGTAAACATCTGATAACTAGGTAGCCGATTAACGTTGTAATGTCTTCAAAATATAAGCAGCTGTCCAATCAGGTAACTAGCTAGGCTAATCGGATGGCTAGCTAGCAATTTTCTCAGAAATCACTTACCAGCTGGTTCCCGCTTTACTAAAGGTCTTTAAATTAGTTGCACCTGACATTAAAGCCCCCAAAGCCTGTTACTTTTAATCAAAAATGACGGGAACACGTCTAAATAAGGGAGTAACCATTTTTACAAAGCTCGCCTAACAAATCTGCGAAAACCCAGAAGAAACACTTTTTCTTCTGTGGTGTTGTTGTGGTTGGCTACCAACATTAATGGTGCATTACGGCCACCTACTGGACTAAAGTGTCTCTCCAGCAATTTTGTGGAAGTACATGCTTTGTACAACAGAGGCAACATTAGGCTATTCATTCTTGACAAAATTGCAAAATATGTTTGGTTGGGGATCATTGTTGGACAGCAATCTTCAAATATTGTCACATAACAGAAATGTAGAGACTTGGTGTGGGTCTGGTTTACAACAAGCCACAGTGATAAGAATAGGAACAATCTAAGATTTGACCTAGGCTTTGCTCTTTTCTTCCAAACTCTTCACTCCTTCCCAAAGTGTAGGCTTACCCACAAAGTGACAGTCTCGGGAAATCCCAGACCTAGGGCAGCAACAAAGTGTAGGCCTACCCACAACGTGAGTCTCGGAAATCCCAGACCTAGTGCAGCAACAAAGTGTAGGACACAACGTGACAGTCTGGAAATCCCAGACCTAGGGCAGCAACAAAGTGTAGGCCTACCCACAAAGTGACAGTCTCGGGAAATCCCAGACCTAGGGCAGCAACAAAGTGTAGGCCTACCCACAACGTGAGTCTCGGAAATCCCAGACCTAGTGCAGCAACAAAGTGTAGGCCTACCCACAACGTGACAGTCTCGGAAATCCCAGACCTAGGGCAGCAACAAAGTGTAGGCCTACCCACAACGTGACAGTCTCGGAAATCCCAGACCTAGGGCAGCAACAAAGTGTAGGCCTACCCACAACGTGAGTCTCGGAAATCCCAGACCTAGGGTAGCAACAAAGTGTAGGCCTACCCACAACGTGAGTCTCGGAAATCCCAGACCTAGTGCAGCAACAAAGTGTAGGCCTACCCACGACGTGACAGTCTCGGAAATCCCAGACCTAGGGCAGCAACAAAGTGTAGGCCTACCCACAACGTGACAGTCTCGGAAATCCCAGACCTAGGGCAGCAACAGCACTGTTTCAGCACTATAAGCTCGAACAGTATTTGGTACATTGTGGGAGGCAGCCCAGCTGTCTAGAGACTAACACCATGATGCCGCAGTAGTGTACAATTGTTCTGTAGGTCATCCTTTTTTGTTGTTAAATATAACATCTAGAATAAAATAAAGCATTTATGACTGAAATCAGTTTATTACAAATTATATAATGGTACAAATCAATGTTCATGATGATGCAGAAACTGGTATGTAAAATCCATGGCATAACGTCTGTAAATATATTCAGTACAACacaaatattaaataaataatttggAAGAACAGTGTGAACATAACCTCATAAAAAAACAAACGTTTTTGATGTATACCAACAGATATTCACGTAGTTTGGTTAGCACTTTGCAGTATTTTTATACACTTATACTTGAGTTACATGCATTGTAGCAAAAACAAAATTAATATTGAGAAGTAAGTAGCCCAAAGCTGACATCACCCTTAGCAGCAGTGGTGACATAGTCAGACCAATAGCCAGTCAGATGTCTGTTCTGGGTAGGTGACAAATCCATACATTCTCAATAGCTTTAGGGTCAGTGAACACCATGGCACCATTGatgactgtaaaaaaaaaaaaagcttggCATTTAGCATAGATATGATCTGTTGTAGGCTTAAGTACTTGACAGATATCAAACTGATAAGCAATACTCTAAAACAGCCTGTTAAACCTACATTTCAGCTACAAGTCATTGTTTTTACTGCTTAATTAAACATACTGCTTGATTTTCAGTTCCACGCATTATGAGGTGAGGTTTATGAGATGGATCTCATAATGAAAAAGTGCACATTTGGCAAACTAGCCTGAACTCTCACCCAACTAAACTATAGAATTATGTTACACATGCACTTTCACAAAATAGttttaaaatagttttttttttgtctgttcTTATTCTTTAACTTACATCTATACAGGGTTCCTCACACACAATCCCACATATCCCTGCTGCCTTTGCAGATGGAGGGAGTAAACTGTGACATTGGTTTAGCCCACAACAGCTACATAACTCACAGGCGCTcttagtgcacacacacacacacacacacatacagtggacAATAAGGAACTGCTCCATTCTACCTTTACAGAGCTACTAGCACACTACAATACAGTCAATTTAGGAGACGGCTTCCAGTCATCTTGGGCCAATTTACTAATTTGAAGCATAGGAACAATCTAAGATTTGACCTAGGCTTTGCTCTTTTGTTccataccgttcaaaagtttggggtcacttagaaatgaccttgtttttaaaagaatagcacatttttttgtccattaaaataacatcaaattgatcggaaagacagtgtagacattgttattgttgcaaatgactattgtagctggaaaaggcagatatttaaatggaatatctacataggtgtacagaggcccattatcaacaaccatcactcctgtgttccaatggcgcgttgtgttagctaatccaagtttatcattttaaaaggctaattgatcattagaaaacccttttgcagttatgttagcacagctgaaaactgttgttctgattaaagaagcaataaaactggccttctttagactagttgagtatctggagcatcagcatttgtggtttcgattacaggctcaaaatggccaaaaactcgtcagtcgattcttgttctgagaaatgaaggctacaacgctgtgtactactccccctcacagaacagcacaaactggctctaacaagaatagaaagagaagtgggaggccccagtgcacaactgagcaagaggacaagtacattagtgtgtctagttcaagaaacagacgcctcacaattcctcaactagcagcttcatgaaatattatttgcaaaacaccagtctcaacgtcaacagtgaagaggcgactctgggatgctggccttctaagtatgctctttcccctctttctgaTGCTGTATAGTGTATACTGCATTTATTTGGGATCTGGAACATTGTATGACACACCATCCTAACATTCTGTACGCACAGCATTCATATAGAACAAATCTTAAGCATTTTCGCAATATCAGACAATCAAGTTGAGAAAAGGGAGACTGGTGGTCCATCAGTTCATTCAGTAGCTTTTTTCCCAAGCAGTAAAATATCCAAGTCATTCAGGGACATTCAATGAATCCTATTTAACAAGACAAGCACAGAACACTGCAACCAACCTCTCTAATGCTGCTCTGTTTTGCCATGTCATTGAAGTAGTCCATCACATGTTCTCATGGACACCTAGGACTGTTTTCATCAGGATTATTACTATGGTAACAAAGTTGGTGCAAGAATGTAGCCTGTCTTATCTTGGGCATCTGGCCAAGCCTACAGTACTGATCTACTACACATTGTACAGGACAAGTAGACAAGGCATATGGACATTATTTTGTACACAATCCACTTATTAAAGCAACAACTTATTTTACTCAGCTTTGCCTACTTTTAGTTGAGCTTGTACAGATGTGGAAGAAGCCATTCTAAACAGTGGTACTCAGTTACAGCAGTACTCAATTACAGTACACCTTTACCAGTCAAAAcaaatacagtatactgtatatcatgATAGTTTTACATTACAAATGACAGTGTGGTGAAGGGAGGCAGTCGCCACCAGCAGATGCTACAGAAACCTGGGAACTCTGATCAGGCCATAAAGTTTGCCCCTTTGAGGCCTCGAGTGGTCCTCTTGGTGCTTTCGTTGGCGTTGGGTTTGGAGGTGGTGGGGCTGGTTGAAGAGCCAGCACCACGTTGTCTGTCCCCAGGCCCAGTGGGCTTACTGGGGGATTTCTTCTGCCGAGAGGGGGACCTGGTGGCCTGTCCTCCTGAAGCAGCCACTGCTGCCACCTTAGGGTTCCCACTGCCAGCTCCACCGGGTTCCACAATGCTGTTGATCACTACAACAAAGGGAACAGTCCATGTTCTATTAGATTCCGTAGGCCTGCTGGATCATATGCGTTCAGCTTCATTTAGATGTCCTGAATAGGTCATGCAGACATGAAGCCGTTCAGGAAAAGCAATTCAACATCGCATTCCCAGTACATTTTAGGaagattattttatttttttttttatctacaAAGAAAAACCCATGTGTAGCTCTTACTTTCTAGTTGTTTCTGTACTCTTCTCAGCTCGTTCAGGATGGAAGAGATTTCCTGTGACAGTAGAATTAAAATGATTCCGATTACACATTTCCCATATAATGTCCTCAGTTTTACACTATCAACGTAAGATGCGACTGTCTACCAATTCTGTACC
This region includes:
- the LOC135505892 gene encoding LOW QUALITY PROTEIN: G patch domain-containing protein 2-like (The sequence of the model RefSeq protein was modified relative to this genomic sequence to represent the inferred CDS: inserted 1 base in 1 codon) is translated as MSGATNLKTFSKAGTSWHFSRTMDELVHDLVSALEESSEQAARGGFGDGGDHALAVGCLLKRQARKRRGRKRRSDNPHPPWETGHLSEGSESSLDEHKDYRATTGSVASSNSHPRDNSDSDEQLGPKRRTPLNPDTGRGKRPLWQEDLGGVGSVEGSRSLRRRRKVKRMAVDPPLEAVTSNSTTPMLGPPPVPKPHGGSRIPGVSAAEGMAGMELTGGGVGGKCRVKKRKLAAHRLGLEATDEGVLVERGDAIMRQAGPKDKMEFEEQKGSDEDMSDRCETSSVSNSSEGGLYTNDEGRQGDDEQSDWFCEGEPGGACGVXGVIPWWEREAGEELDLADPVFNSILTGSFPIMSPRAQRGFQARLSRLHGGPQGQASQGSPGQTFNERLGRHHQDPHSHDPWFSPGSRREHGQMHWDSRSDRGHRRSCSVKTASRQTSGHLGSLCTGDVKRRRKAAPLGLPPPTGLVGESAGPIPETNMGNRMLQSMGWSPGMGLGPEGRGITEPVRATQRPKGAGLGFK